The stretch of DNA CGCGCAGGACTGGGTCTTCGCCCACGGCCTCGAGCTCTGGGCGGCGGTCTGCGCGCTGGGCGTCTACAGCGGGGCGCGCTTCTCCGAGGTCCTCCGGTCCGGCATCCAGTCCATCCCGAGGACGCTCCTCGAGGCCTCGGTGGCCTCGGGGCTCACCGTGACCCAGGCTTACCGCTACGTGCTCCTGCCCATCGCGCTGCGCATCATCATCCCCCCGGCCACCAGCGAGTCGCTGAACCTGCTCAAGAACTCCTCGGTGGCGCTCACCATCAGCGTGGCCGAGCTCACCTTCCAGACGCGGCAGATCGAGACCTACACCGCCAAGGCCATCGAGGCGCTGACGGCGGGGACTCTCATCTACCTCGTGCTCTGCGTGACCGTTGCCTCCCTGATGGGGTGGGTGGAGCGGCGGACGGCCATCCCCGGCCTCATCACGGGCGGCAGAGGGAAGCGCGGATGAGTCTCGCGCGGCGGTCGCGGGCCCGGCGCTGGCGGGCGACAGCCCGGGCAGTTCCCGAGGGCGGGCACGTACTCGATGGCGCGTGCGCCCGGCGCGGGCCAGCGACAGCCCTGCGCCCGTCCGCCCGGCGCGGGCGGGCGACAGCCCCAGGTCCCGGCGCCCGGCGCGGGCGGGCGACAGCCCGGGTGCCCGCGCCATGGTAATGCTGGATCTCGGGGTCATCTGGCGCAACCTGCCCTTCCTGCTGGTGCAGGGGTTCCTGGGCTTCGGCACTTTCGTGGGGGGGACCTTGCGGCTGGCCATCCCGGCCATCGTGCTGGGCTTCCTGCTGGGCATCTTCATCGGCCTGGGCCGGCTCGCGCCCCAGGCGTGGATCCGGCTGCCGGCCACCCTCTACGTGGAGTTCTTCCGGGGTGTGCCGCTGGTGATGGTCATCTTCTGGATGTGGTTCATCATGCCCATGGTGCTCCAGACGGCTATCCCGGAGTTCGGGGTGGCGCTGGTGGCCTTCGTGGTCTTCGAGGCCGCCTATCTCGGGGAGATCGTGCGGGCCGGCATCCAGTCGGTGCCGCGCGGGCAGGTGGAGGCGGCGACGGCGGTGGGGCTCACGGGGCCGCAGACGATGCGGCACGTCGTCCTCCCCCAGGCGCTCAAGAACATGATCCCGTCGCTGGTGACGCAGTTCATCGTCCTGTTCAAGGACACCTCCCTGGCCTCCATCATCGGCTTCATGGACCTCACCAAGGCGGCCCAGGTCGTCAACAACCGCGAGATCCGCCCCTTCGAGCTGTACCTCTTCATTGCCGTGGTGTACTGGATCTGCACCTACTCCATGTCGCGCTACGCGCGCTCCCTGGAGCACAGGCTCGGCCCAGCCTGAGGCCGTCCGGCTCGCGCCGCGCGCCCCGCCGGCTTGACAAGGTCGGGAGCGCCCCGGATAGTGCCCGCTATGGCAGACCCTGACTCCTCCGCCGCCGGGCGGCCGTCGCCATTCGCGAGGAAGCCGCCTCCGCCTCGGGACGCCGCTTCCGGGGGAACCGCATCGCCACCGCCGCTGCCCCCGCTCCCGTCCTCGGGGAGCTACCGCACCGATCCCAGCATCGTCGCCCCGCGCCGCGAGAGCCGCCGGCTCTTCTTCCACGGCAGCGGCGGCTCGCTGTTCGGGATCTTCATCGTCAACACCCTGCTCACGCTCGTCACGCTGGGCCTCTACTACTTCTGGGCGAAGGTGCGGGTGCGGACCTACGTGCTGAGCCAGTCGGAGATCGAGGGCGACCGCTTCGCCTATCACGGGACGGGGCGGGAGCTCCTCCTCGGTTTCCTCAAGGCCATCGTGTTCTTCGCGGTTCCCATCGTCGTGCTCAGCTTCGTGCGCGACGTTCTCGACGTCTGGGTGGGGCTCAAGGTGCTGGCCGGGCTGCTGGTCTATCTCCTGGTCGTCGTGTTCATCCCGGTGGCGACCGTGGGGGCCCGCCGCTATCGCCTCAGCCGCTCGTCGTGGCGGGGGATCCGCTTCTCGTTCCGGGGCCGGGCGCGGGACTTCGTGCGGATCTTCGTCGTGGGCTCCGCCGTGAGCTCGGTGACCTTCGGCCTCTACTACCCGTTCTTCGACGTCCAGCGCTACGCGTTCATGGCCGGCCAGGCGTGGTTCGGGACCCGGCAGTTCGGGTTCACCGGCGCCGGCCGGGATCTCTTCGGGCCCTTCCTTCTGGCGCTGCTGCTGACACCGTTCACGCTGGGGCTCGTCTGGTTCTGGTACCTGGCGCGCCGGCGCCGGTACCTCTGGGACCACACGACGTTCGGCGCGGCGCGCTTCCGCTGCGCGGTCACCGCGGCTCCGCTCTTCCGGTTGCTGGCCGGCAACCTCCTCCTCCTGGTGCTGACCCTGGGGCTCGGCTGGCCGTGGGCCAAGGTGCGCACGATCCGGTTCGCCTTCCGGTACCTGACGCTCGAGGGGCCGCTGGACCTCACGGCCATCCAGCAGGACGCCCGGGCCGCCTCGGCCACCGGCGAGGGGCTCGCCGGCCTTCTGGACGCGGGCGGCGGCTTTGACCTCGGGTAGCGTCAGGAGCGACTGGGAGGGCGTCTACCTCGACGGGCGGACGCCGGCCCGCCAGCCCGCCCAGAT from Candidatus Rokuibacteriota bacterium encodes:
- a CDS encoding amino acid ABC transporter permease: MDLGVIWRNLPFLLVQGFLGFGTFVGGTLRLAIPAIVLGFLLGIFIGLGRLAPQAWIRLPATLYVEFFRGVPLVMVIFWMWFIMPMVLQTAIPEFGVALVAFVVFEAAYLGEIVRAGIQSVPRGQVEAATAVGLTGPQTMRHVVLPQALKNMIPSLVTQFIVLFKDTSLASIIGFMDLTKAAQVVNNREIRPFELYLFIAVVYWICTYSMSRYARSLEHRLGPA
- a CDS encoding DUF898 family protein, which produces MADPDSSAAGRPSPFARKPPPPRDAASGGTASPPPLPPLPSSGSYRTDPSIVAPRRESRRLFFHGSGGSLFGIFIVNTLLTLVTLGLYYFWAKVRVRTYVLSQSEIEGDRFAYHGTGRELLLGFLKAIVFFAVPIVVLSFVRDVLDVWVGLKVLAGLLVYLLVVVFIPVATVGARRYRLSRSSWRGIRFSFRGRARDFVRIFVVGSAVSSVTFGLYYPFFDVQRYAFMAGQAWFGTRQFGFTGAGRDLFGPFLLALLLTPFTLGLVWFWYLARRRRYLWDHTTFGAARFRCAVTAAPLFRLLAGNLLLLVLTLGLGWPWAKVRTIRFAFRYLTLEGPLDLTAIQQDARAASATGEGLAGLLDAGGGFDLG
- a CDS encoding amino acid ABC transporter permease; translated protein: MSYQFNWSVLWSGQSGQWLLSGLLLTLELSAAAWLLAVTLGIAAGALRTMPWKPLRALATFYVEFFRNVPLLVWMFFWYFGVPPLLPRGAQDWVFAHGLELWAAVCALGVYSGARFSEVLRSGIQSIPRTLLEASVASGLTVTQAYRYVLLPIALRIIIPPATSESLNLLKNSSVALTISVAELTFQTRQIETYTAKAIEALTAGTLIYLVLCVTVASLMGWVERRTAIPGLITGGRGKRG